Proteins from a single region of Ananas comosus cultivar F153 linkage group 3, ASM154086v1, whole genome shotgun sequence:
- the LOC109708177 gene encoding LOB domain-containing protein 29-like: MTGFGSPCGACKFLRRKCVKGCVFAPYFCHEQGATHFAAIHKVFGASNVSKLLMHLPVSDRSEAAVTISYEAQARLQDPIYGCVAHIFALQQQVVNLQAQLASLKAQAAQGGHQNGPTNTSTQEYKPFNKASTYQQDGPFLFTNGDGKLTPPFFSNMSIDSTPTYANYYSNGQFESNSAQSSHGNYGVNCDTNEEHTSFGDEDDSWRSSGFHDMEDLQSVAYAYLHRS, encoded by the exons ATGACAGGATTTGGATCTCCCTGCGGAGCCTGCAAGTTCTTGAGGAGGAAGTGCGTGAAAGGGTGCGTGTTCGCGCCCTACTTCTGCCACGAGCAAGGCGCGACGCACTTCGCAGCCATCCACAAGGTGTTCGGTGCGAGCAACGTGTCGAAGCTCCTGATGCACCTCCCCGTGTCCGACCGCTCCGAGGCCGCAGTCACCATATCCTACGAGGCCCAAGCTCGCCTTCAGGACCCCATCTACGGCTGCGTCGCCCATATTTTCGCCCTCCAACAACAA GTTGTGAACCTTCAAGCACAATTAGCTTCTCTAAAGGCCCAAGCAGCTCAAGGTGGGCATCAAAATGGCCCCACAAACACCTCCACTCAAGAGTACAAGCCTTTCAACAAAGCTTCAACATACCAACAAGATGGCCCCTTCCTCTTTACAAATGGCGATGGAAAACTCACACCGCCGTTCTTTTCGAACATGTCGATCGATTCGACGCCGACCTACGCAAACTACTACAGCAACGGGCAGTTCGAATCCAATTCCGCGCAATCTTCACACGGAAATTATGGCGTGAATTGCGACACGAATGAAGAGCACACGTCCTTCGGCGACGAGGACGATTCTTGGAGGTCGTCGGGATTTCACGACATGGAGGACCTCCAATCGGTCGCCTACGCTTATCTTCATCGATCCTGA